A single window of Mustela erminea isolate mMusErm1 chromosome 4, mMusErm1.Pri, whole genome shotgun sequence DNA harbors:
- the MFSD4B gene encoding sodium-dependent glucose transporter 1 → MDTAQKSEGSNSRKLHKGQTTGLPLPCEETRERVQSQTLPVLARFFARNRVASSYLTLPRGPGCSFGSLRHAAPARWASVGSAVCDATAPAPPGRQQDRFSSAAELELEVELRGAGAPAAGQRLLGAQAAAENEAEAVAVAGSKRGRQAGSVLRWFITVILCAAFLGLGMSVAILGPTFQDLATNVNRNISSLSLIFVGRAFGFLSGSVIGGVLLDILNHFLLLGVSMLTTTVGLYLVPFCKTAVLLIVMMSVFGVSAGILDTGGNVLILAIWGDRGAPHMQALHFSFALGAFLAPLLAKLALGTTVSAENRTEDDSNHSALNQSSEADSESVLGVPDNMNLLWAYAVIGTYVFVVAVFFLALFLKKSSRQEKAKASAQRSRRAKYHNALLCLLFLFFFFYVGAEVTYGSYVFSFATTHAGMKESEAAGLNSIFWGTFAACRGLAIFFATCLQPGTMIVLSNIGSLASSLLLVLFDKSPVCLWIATSVYGASMATTFPSGVSWIEQYTTIHGKSAAFFVVGAALGEMAIPAIIGILQGRYPDLPVVLYTCLGASIATTVLFPVLYKLATSPLHAQRKGHRKSEDQKALLSSSELNDYEEDNEEEEAEKWNEMDFEVIEMNDTMRNSVIETSRSILTEPLAEVSGQSHTSAVVLQSPVNHLARNQAKRD, encoded by the exons ATGGACACAGCTCAAAAGAGCGAgggcagcaattctagaaagCTGCACAAGGGCCAGACCACCGGGCTCCCTTTGCCCTGCGAGGAGACCCGGGAGCGGGTGCAAAGCCAGACCCTGCCAGTCTTGGCCCGCTTTTTCGCCCGCAACCGCGTGGCCTCGTCTTACCTCACGCTCCCGCGGGGCCCGGGCTGCAGCTTCGGCTCACTCCGCCACGCGGCGCCCGCTCGCTGGGCTTCTGTGGGATCAGCTGTGTGTGATGCGACGGCCCCGGCGCCAC CCGGGCGGCAGCAAGACCGCTTCTCCTCAGCCGCCGAGCTGGAGTTGGAGGTGGAACTCCGTGGGGCCGGGGCCCCGGCTGCCGGGCAGCGGCTCCTCGGGGCCCAGGCCGCGGCGGAGAATGAGGCGgaggcggtggcggtggcgggtTCCAAGCGGGGCCGCCAGGCTGGAAGCGTCCTGCGCTGGTTCATCACCGTGATCCTGTGTGCTGCCTTCCTGGGGCTG GGAATGAGTGTTGCAATACTGGGACCGACATTTCAAGATTTGGCAACAAACGTGAACCGCAATATAAgcagtctttctctgattttcgTGGGCCGTGCCTTCGGATTTTTGAGTGGCTCAGTGATTGGTGGAGTTCTTCTTGACATTTTGAATCATTTTCTACTTTTGG GGGTGTCAATGTTGACTACCACAGTTGGTCTTTATCTTGTTCCGTTTTGTAAGACAGCAGTGTTACTGATTGTCATGATGTCCGTCTTTGGTGTCTCAGCTGGCATTCTGGATACAG GTGGTAACGTCCTAATCTTGGCTATCTGGGGGGACAGAGGAGCCCCCCATATGCAGGCCTTACACTTCAGTTTTGCCTTGGGTGCCTTTTTGGCTCCCTTGCTGGCTAAGCTGGCACTGGGCACGACGGTGTCTGCTGAGAACCGCACAGAGGATGACTCTAACCATTCTGCCCTCAACCAGTCATCTGAAGCTGACTCAGAATCTGTCCTCGGAGTACCTGACAATATGAATCTGCTGTGGGCGTATGCTGTTATCGGTACTTACGTCTTTGTAGTTGCTGTCTTTTTTTTGgctctgtttttaaagaaaagctcaAGGCAGGAAAAAGCAAAAGCCTCTGCTCAGAGGTCTCGAAGAGCTAAATACCACAAtgcccttctctgtctccttttcctgttcttctttttttatgtggGAGCTGAGGTCACATACGGCTCTTACGTTTTCTCATTTGCGACCACCCATGCTggcatgaaagaaagtgaagcgGCTGGGTTGAACTCCATCTTTTGGGGGACCTTTGCAGCCTGCAGGGGCCTTGCAATCTTTTTTGCTACGTGTTTACAACCCGGAACCATGATTGTGTTAAGCAACATCGGCAGCCTGGCATCATCCTTACTGCTGGTGCTTTTCGACAAGAGCCCGGTTTGCCTCTGGATAGCGACGTCAGTGTATGGGGCCTCGATGGCAACCACGTTTCCCAGTGGCGTTTCTTGGATTGAGCAGTACACCACCATCCACGGGAAATCTGCAGCATTTTTTGTCGTCGGTGCCGCCCTGGGAGAAATGGCTATTCCTGCAATAATTGGAATTCTTCAAGGACGGTACCCTGATTTGCCCGTAGTTTTGTACACCTGTTTGGGGGCATCGATAGCCACCACTGTTTTATTTCCCGTGCTCTATAAATTAGCCACCTCACCTCTCCATGCACAGCGAAAAGGGCACAGAAAAAGCGAGGACCAGAAAGCTTTGCTGTCCAGTTCGGAGCTAAATGACTATGAGGAAGACAatgaagaagaggaggcagaaaaatggaatgaaatggatTTTGAAGTGATTGAAATGAATGATACAATGAGGAATTCTGTAATAGAGACATCTAGAAGTATTTTGACGGAGCCCTTAGCTGAAGTCTCCGGACAGTCCCACACCAGCGCAGTGGTGTTGCAGTCCCCTGTGAATCACCTTGCAAGAAACCAGGCAAAAAGGGACTAA